TTCTTCTGTCGTCAGAGCATGAGTATGGGTTGGGTCACGTATAATTTCAAGTTTATCATAGGCTGCTGAGTGCTCAGGGTTTAAAGCCACATCAGCAACTAGAACCCTCCCTTCGGGCTTGCAGACTCTTATCATCTCGTAAGCTTCCCCTTGAGGAGGACAGTTCTAAACTAGAGTTTTCTGTTTCTTCATCATATATTCTATCGGTGTCATATCGTCAAGAGCATCGTGTGGACGTTCCTCGTTGTACTCAATCATCCACCAGTAGGTAACTTCCCTTACCTCTGCTAAATTATCAAACAGATACAGGTCAAGAACCTCAGTACGATAAGTTCTGTTAAATCTCTCTATGTAGGCGTTCTGGTTCGGTTTGCCTGGCTGGATATACATAATCTTCATTCCAGCATCTTCAGCCCAAGACACGAACTCTGCCCCCAGAAACTCTGGGCCATTATCGCATCTAAGTACTTCCGGTAATCCTCTCTCTAGGCTGATCTTCTCAAATACGCTGATAAGCCTTCTGCTTGTAAGAGAAGTATCTATCTCAATGTGCACTGCTTCCCTGTTGCAATCGTCTATGATATTAAACGTCCTGAATCTTTTTCCAGAATACAGGCTGTCACTTACAAAGTCTGCTGACCAAACCTGATTAGGCAGTTCTGGCACAAACAGAGAATTATTCTCCCTTTTAGGCAGTCTTTTCTTTGCCCTGCGCTTCTGATTAAGCTTCATCTGGCAGTAAACCCTGTAGACTCGTTTATGATTCCAAGGATACTTCTTCCTAAGCACCTTAAAGAGCTTCCAGAAGCCCCAACGAGAGTGCTTCTTTACAAGTTCATTCAGCGCATTTATCACAAGAATATCGTCTGTATTAACAACAACAGGCTTATAATAGGCCGACCTTGAGAGACTTGCACAACGGCAGCTCTGTGAAACAGAAAGACTATGCTCATTTACCAAGAAAGTAACAGCATCACGTCTTTCCTGCGGCCTTAGAGCTTTTTTTCTATTAAGTCCTTCATTGCTTTATTTTCTAAAGCGAGGTCTGCATACATCTTTTTTAGCTGAGAAAGCTCCTGCTCCATATCTTTCATCTTTTTAAGATCAGATGCAGTCATGCCTCCGTATTTAGATTTCCAGTTGTAATATGTTGCGTCAGATATACCATGCTTACGGCAGATATCTTTTACCAGCATTCCGGCATCCGCTTCGTTAAGAATCGAGATGATCTGTGTTTCGGTGAATCGTGATTTCTTCAAAATGAGCCTCCTAGCTTTTATAGTTTGCCAGAAAAACTCTAAATTTGGAATGTCTACTCAATGGGGAAGCTTACGATCTCTTTCAGCGCTTCGCCCGGGTTCAGAAAATGGTGGAAGCTATATCTGGTTATAACCAGTGAAAATGTATTGTCTGCATATGGAAGAGGGTATGCGTCACCAATATTCCATAATATATTTCTGATACCTTTCCCTCTCTGTCTGTCCTTGGCAAGCTTTATCATCTCCGGTGTAATATCTATACCTGTTATCTCTTTACAGTGTTTTGCAAATTCGCAGACTACAAGTCCGGGACCACATGCAACGTCAATTACATTATCAGTGGCATCTACCTTGGAAAAACTTATGAGAAGCTGAGTCGCATCCATATGCCCAGGCAGTTTGGTGAAAGGTATTGCCTGTTTTGAGAATTGTTTGACTATTTCTGAGTTATGTTGTGCTTTTTTATCCATATGTTTCCTCCATGACATTTAACAGTATACATTGCTTCTGTCTGTCATTCTTGCTATGTTATGACAATGAATAGTGAAAATATGACAAAACTCTCTCCTGTTAAAACTGGGTTTATAATAGACCCCATGCTGCCTGTCATACCTTTCGCTATGGAGGTTACAGATGCGGGTTGTGCCGCATCGCACGCACACCCCAGAGGGCAGGTCATTTATGCGGGAAGCGGCATTATGCGTGTTGTATGCGGCAGTGACATGTGGGTTGTTCCCAGTTCGCAGG
This window of the Denitrovibrio acetiphilus DSM 12809 genome carries:
- a CDS encoding IS3 family transposase (programmed frameshift) yields the protein MKKSRFTETQIISILNEADAGMLVKDICRKHGISDATYYNWKSKYGGMTASDLKKMKDMEQELSQLKKMYADLALENKAMKDLIEKKPLRPQERRDAVTFLVNEHSLSVSQSCRCASLSRSAYYKPVVVNTDDILVINALNELVKKHSRWGFWKLFKVLRKKYPWNHKRVYRVYCQMKLNQKRRAKKRLPKRENNSLFVPELPNQVWSADFVSDSLYSGKRFRTFNIIDDCNREAVHIEIDTSLTSRRLISVFEKISLERGLPEVLRCDNGPEFLGAEFVSWAEDAGMKIMYIQPGKPNQNAYIERFNRTYRTEVLDLYLFDNLAEVREVTYWWMIEYNEERPHDALDDMTPIEYMMKKQKTLV
- a CDS encoding class I SAM-dependent methyltransferase, coding for MDKKAQHNSEIVKQFSKQAIPFTKLPGHMDATQLLISFSKVDATDNVIDVACGPGLVVCEFAKHCKEITGIDITPEMIKLAKDRQRGKGIRNILWNIGDAYPLPYADNTFSLVITRYSFHHFLNPGEALKEIVSFPIE